Proteins found in one Rhodobacter capsulatus SB 1003 genomic segment:
- a CDS encoding NfeD family protein has product MWWQEPWVWVVAAAVMGGAEMLLPGFFLLGFAAGALLVAGLLWLGLLGGSLPALILVMTVAAIAVWLIARKLAGVRAGQTRIWDRDINEN; this is encoded by the coding sequence ATGTGGTGGCAAGAACCCTGGGTCTGGGTGGTGGCGGCGGCGGTGATGGGCGGCGCCGAAATGCTGCTGCCGGGCTTTTTCCTGCTTGGCTTCGCCGCCGGGGCGCTTTTGGTGGCGGGTCTTCTTTGGCTTGGGCTTCTGGGCGGCAGCCTGCCCGCGCTGATTCTGGTGATGACCGTCGCGGCGATCGCGGTCTGGCTGATCGCGCGCAAGCTGGCCGGGGTCCGGGCGGGGCAAACGCGGATCTGGGATCGGGACATCAACGAAAACTGA
- the pyrF gene encoding orotidine-5'-phosphate decarboxylase: protein MTDLLPADDRLIVAMDVPNALAGLELAKQLGDSVSFYKIGLGMLTGGGLALANELKGEQGKKIFLDMKLFDIGATVEAAVRGLSRYDLDLLTVHGDPHVVTAAKQGAAGKDLKILAVTILTSLDRADLDAALIRDGAVADLVVERAGRAFLAGADGVIASPREAALIRALPEAAGKLIVTPGVRPAGAALGDQKRVETPAAALQAGADHLVVGRPIWQAADPQAAAQAILREIAGI from the coding sequence ATGACCGATCTTCTTCCCGCCGATGATCGCCTGATCGTCGCGATGGATGTTCCGAACGCCCTTGCGGGGCTGGAGCTGGCGAAACAACTGGGCGATTCGGTCAGTTTCTACAAGATCGGCCTTGGCATGCTGACCGGCGGCGGGCTGGCGCTCGCGAATGAGCTGAAGGGCGAGCAGGGCAAGAAGATCTTCCTCGACATGAAGCTGTTCGACATCGGGGCGACGGTCGAAGCGGCGGTGCGCGGTCTGTCCCGCTATGATCTGGATCTCCTGACCGTGCATGGCGACCCCCATGTGGTGACGGCGGCGAAACAGGGCGCTGCGGGCAAGGATCTGAAGATCCTGGCCGTCACCATCCTGACCTCGCTGGATCGCGCCGATCTGGATGCCGCCTTGATCCGCGACGGCGCCGTGGCCGATCTGGTCGTCGAACGCGCCGGGCGGGCCTTTCTGGCCGGGGCGGACGGGGTGATTGCCTCGCCCCGGGAAGCGGCGCTGATCCGCGCCCTGCCCGAGGCGGCGGGCAAGCTGATCGTCACCCCGGGCGTGCGGCCCGCGGGGGCGGCGCTGGGCGATCAGAAGCGGGTCGAAACCCCGGCTGCGGCGTTGCAGGCGGGCGCCGATCATCTGGTGGTCGGCCGTCCGATCTGGCAGGCCGCCGATCCGCAGGCCGCCGCGCAGGCGATCTTGCGCGAGATCGCCGGGATCTGA